The genomic DNA GCAGGGAAAGTGGCGATTATAACAGGAGGGGAAGCGGCATTGGAGCAAGTACAGCATGCCTTTTCCATGAGAATGGTGCCAAGGTGGTCATCGCTGATATCCAGGACAACAAAGGAGAAGCCCTTGCCAGAAAGCTGGGCGAAAGTGCTTGCTACATTCACTGTGATGTGACGAACGAAGATGATATCCGCAACCTCACTGACGCCACAATCAGCAAGTGCGGGAAACTCGACGTAATGCATAACAATGCAGGCATCCTGGACCGTACCTTAAGCACCATTTTAGATATCACAAAGTCAGAAATAGACCAAGTTATTGGGGTAAACCTTGTGGGTGCTCTCCTAGGAGCCAAACATGCAGCCAGGGTGATGGCGCCTCAGCGCAAAGGATACATACTTTTTACAGCTAGTGCTTGTACTGCAATCGCAGGGCTGCTATCAGGCAATGCCTATGCAGTGTCGAAATATGGAGTTTTAGGCGTGACTAAGAACTTGGCAGCAGAGCTTGGGCGTTATGGATAAGAGTGAACTGTATATCGCCTTATGGAGTTGTCACTCCAATGATTGCACCAAATGAAACAGAGGTGAGAAACATAGAACAGTCACTAACAGCAACGGGCAATCTGAAAGGGGAAATTATGAAGCCAGAGGGATTGGCTTATACAGCGTTATACCTGGCTAGTGATGAAGCGAATTATGTAAGTGGGCTCAACCTTGTTTTGGATGGAGGTTTCAGCATTGTCAATTCAACCATTATGAAGGCTTTTAATCTTATTCactaaaattttctttctttttgttttcagttaactttttattaaaatgattctGCTCAAATCCAGGCATCCTTCTACcgcaataaataaaaaattcgcTATTCCCCCATTGAAAGGAAaggttttttcttctttttcaagGGTAAAATCTTAATTAATATCTTAAATTCTATTTGGAATTCAACAATTACCAATTACTTATGGTAACTTATAAAATTGAACGTTGAAAAGAGTATTTGGCTGTAGTGCGCACTTTGACTGTCACTATAATGactaacatagaaaaataaaataaaacaatagcACAAAACATCTTTATATAATTTGGTTTCCCAAGTTTGTAAAGGGTAAATTCACAATCTTTACTCCAATATAACAAGTAGTTTAAGTTCTATCAGACCTTAATATAACAGCCTCACTCATATAATTCATTTTTTTAATCAACACGATCTCAAATTTTCTTTAGGCTTGGACCTTTTTGGGCTCTTATTTTCTCGAACTTGGATTTTTTGGATATGGGCTTAAATCGAGCCCGACAAGCTCTAATGAATTCAAATAATTTTGGATTTTCTAAGTTatagatattttaattttgaatgtaataactcattttacttttatataaGGACAATGCAATTTAAATTTGCATTAtaaaaacatatattatatagatttaatagatttattttatataaaataattaaaatgctaattgtttataaaatttattattatatgacAGGTatatgaattgaataaaatatcttttattgtttattattttatattatattaacaattgaataagtttgattttttattaaatttataaacctAATACTCACattctaaaatatttattctaaaactaaaaatattataCTAAGTTCAAACCCAAATAATATACTCATTATTAACCAAActtgaaataaattaattatagtcCAAATCTTATGTCCAcaataaaaagaatttaaatcCAATATCAAATacattttgtaaaaattaaaactcaattcaaaatctaattttattttattttattaatatattaaaattttaataaaattttatgtattattaattAGAGACATGTATTGTAATATACAAAATTACGCATAACTATTGATACTATATTTTCTTTATTATaacttataatataataatagttatatttatatatgtattaatagttttcaaatatattattatattttataatactaGACTGCATCCATGGGCCGAGCTCAAAGGCCTGCCCTAAAAgtaggagggtttgggtaaaaatataggcccaaaaaatggaCTTGGTCAAAAAATAAGGCCAGTTTAGAAAACAGGTCGAACCTCGGGTAAGGCTTTTTTGGCTCGGGCCCGGCCTGGCTtgaatatgcaaaaaaaaaagatgtttttttcttctttcttttttactctctttttttttgctattttattgttatttttttcctattatgttgttactatttttttgaagtaatgttgctactattttgtcgTTATTgttatattgttaattttgttactattttagaggcatctgcttgttaagttgcacctatcttagtgttatttaagtatacatatttttaaatttattttctatttttcggAAACATTTactttaatgtttttagtatgtttagtgtattatatatatatatatatatatatatatatatatattttaaaagttatataataaataatataaaaaattaataccaATTGACCGGGCAtgggttttaatatttttattcgaACCGACTTGGGCAAAATGTTAGGTCCATTTTTCGGGTCGAGCCTAAcaaacgggcctaaaattttggttgGGCTCGGCTTGGCCCATGGACACCTCTATgtaatattatatcttttattataatctataatataataataatattaataattatatatacatattaataattttagtaatagttatatattatattattatattatgtagTAGTATATCATCTATTATAGTTAGGGGTGTTCGAATGCTTAACCAAACTTTTTAATCCTTTAATTGTTAACCGAACcgaaaattttgcaaaaaaatttAACTGAACTGAAATATTTCGATTAAATTAactgaaatttatatgtttttattttttggttaaaacaaatataaaacatataaaaaaataaattgataatgttcatttaaccgaattaactgaattaaaactaaatataatttgtattattaattattaagtttcgTTATTTTGGTTAATTACCAgatttcgaaccgaattaaccgacctTCCAAAAAATCATTAATTGACCTCTGACCAAATTAGATCGATTAATCGACTGATTAACTAAAATAGATCGGTTCGGTTGGTTAATTCAGTTTTAACTTAAATTTGAATACCATTAATTATAGTTAGCAATTAAAACCAACTTAATTAACCAAATCGAGCTAATTCAATCAAATCATTTGGtaaatttgattttgattttagaccaattaatagttatatatatatatatatcaatagtTTTGAAATATATTATTACACTATGTAATACGATATCGTATTTTATAATAGTAATACATAATATAGACAttattatatagtattattgaTTATTATATTAGTGTTCTAAATCCCTATACTCTTTGTAAAGTTTTTGATAAAAGCCTTCGATCATTAAATATAATACCCACTTATTTACAAAGTAACAAATATCAATTTAACCATTTCAATCAAGGTCTCACTTAgtcttaatataatttttttatgaatataTCTTTTAGATAGATTTCTTTTCACCCACATTTTGGCATCAATAATGTCgttaattgagttggtgtcacaaaCTAACTCGATATCAACTCAAGACAAATGAGAATAGCATGAtaatttaatattcttaatatgatatatttacttatttaaaaaaattactcacaatttaaaataaactttttattgtaatttattatatatttttaaacatacACTTATACGTAGATGCAAAATAGTATGAACATAACTTCACTGCATATGTATatctaatatataaaattaattaaacaatTGACTTGCGTATATAAAATGTACAAGCAAATGTTTTAGAAAGTAAAGGATTTTGATTCCTAATTTCTTGATacagattttcaaaatttaggagTTGAAAAATTGGAATTTCGTTGGAAGCATGTGCTTATATATGTCGACAACATTTCTAGTTAGGTACAAGTCAAGCTTaccttttcaaaataaatttctttgtAGTATATCATAAGTTTAGAACAATTAATTTCCTTGCACCATCCAAACAATTATATAGATAATCGAATTACACGTAGAAAACTAATTAGAAATTGATTtcttattgtatttattatatataagcaCATCAAACAACTACATGAATATCCcaacaaatttatttatttatttattatattgatGTATATGACTAGAAAAAGTCTGACATTTTGCATCAcatgaaaagaaaaaaactttGGCAAGGGCCAATGCCTTGATTGCTTGGTTGGTAATCAATTAACAAGGTTAGCAAACTTGAACATGGTTGGATTCACAGCACTGTACCCTCCATCTACCAGGAGATTGACTCCACTCACATAATTTGCTTCTTCACTAGCCAGGTATAGTGCAGCCTTGGCTACACATTCTGGCTTAAGAATTTCACCCTTTAGATTGCCCATGTTGCTGAGTTTCAATTCCACAATGGATCTCTGTTCTTCAGTAATCCCTGGCAAACCAGTTACCACTCCATAAGGCGAGATACAATTTACTCTTATGCCGTATTGCCCCAAATCAGGCGTCAAGTTCTTAGCCAGCCCCAGAATCCCATACTTTGTTGCTGCGTAGGTGTGAGATGCAAGCCCTGCAATCGAAGTGCAAGCACTGGCAGTGAAGAGAATGCAACCTTTACGTTGGGGTATCATAACCCTTGCTGCATGTTTGGCTCCAAGGAAAGCACCGATGGTGTTGACTTGAAACATCTTTTCCAGGTCTGATTTTTTAGCATCCAAAATCCCTCCGCTTGTTGGGCGGTCCATGATGCCTGCATTGTTGTACATAATGTCCAGTTTTCCATGTTTGGAGATGGTGATGTCGATAAGATTGCAGATGTCATCTTCATTTGAGACATCACAATGGATGAAGGCAACATTTTCGCCAAGCTGGTTGGCGAGGGCTTGGCCTTTGCAATCTTGGATATCAGCAATGACCACCTTGGCACCATTTTCATGGAAAACATGCACAGCACTTGCTCCAATCCCACTGGCGCCACCTGTTATAATTGCCACCTTGCCTTCAAGCCTGAAACTTGAAGATTATACATCAATATGGGGAATATATGATATTTACATGCGAATTAAAGAAGATTATGATCATCTCGCGAAATTGGAATCAAACTAAGAGAAAGAAACTTGTTAAAACAAACAGGTGCTACAAAATTCGAACATATATAGTAATGCATAAAATTAGGGTGCGAGTTCTTAGTTTGTTACCTCTTCTGAGACATCGCAATGCTCACTTTAACACGTCtgtgaaaatttagaatttagcaGGAAGGGGAAGAAACTTGCGTATTGGCTGTTTGTTTATTTTCTCTCACTGGTATCCAAGCATTTATATATGCGTATATaaagagaaataaataaaaataagatcaCCAATATTTCAACCAAAACATTTAataggtttcatttcagtcaaTCCCAAAACCCGGTTTTAATTCCTGAAGCCCAGAATCAAACAACTGGTTACAAcgtttgaaaaaaaatattaataataaaagaagACAACAACCACAGAACATGCCatcttgtttaaaacatatgccAAGCAATTT from Gossypium arboreum isolate Shixiya-1 chromosome 9, ASM2569848v2, whole genome shotgun sequence includes the following:
- the LOC108455615 gene encoding tropinone reductase-like 1, whose translation is MSQKRLEGKVAIITGGASGIGASAVHVFHENGAKVVIADIQDCKGQALANQLGENVAFIHCDVSNEDDICNLIDITISKHGKLDIMYNNAGIMDRPTSGGILDAKKSDLEKMFQVNTIGAFLGAKHAARVMIPQRKGCILFTASACTSIAGLASHTYAATKYGILGLAKNLTPDLGQYGIRVNCISPYGVVTGLPGITEEQRSIVELKLSNMGNLKGEILKPECVAKAALYLASEEANYVSGVNLLVDGGYSAVNPTMFKFANLVN